One Maribacter cobaltidurans genomic window carries:
- a CDS encoding O-methyltransferase → MHFISKVLEDYLADHSQEEPEILQELTRETHLKVIQPRMLTGRFQGRVLSLISKIINPKYILEIGTYTGYSAICLAEGLQENGQLHTIDVNPELHEIQRTYFDKSGNGERIHQHVGDALEIIPSLDLTFDLIFIDAEKKQYDNYFEAVWPKTRPGSVILSDNVLWSGKVVEPLDEKDKATKVLLDYNKKLSNHPKLDTVLLPIRDGLTLSRVK, encoded by the coding sequence ATGCATTTTATATCTAAGGTACTGGAGGATTACCTAGCCGATCATTCACAGGAAGAACCCGAAATATTACAGGAACTTACCAGAGAAACTCATTTAAAAGTGATTCAGCCCAGAATGCTTACCGGTCGATTCCAAGGAAGGGTCCTGAGTCTGATTTCTAAAATCATAAACCCTAAATATATTTTGGAAATAGGTACCTATACGGGCTATTCTGCTATTTGTCTGGCCGAAGGATTACAAGAAAATGGGCAATTGCATACCATTGACGTGAATCCGGAACTCCATGAAATTCAACGCACTTATTTTGATAAGAGCGGAAATGGGGAACGAATACATCAGCATGTTGGAGATGCCCTAGAAATCATTCCATCCTTGGACCTTACATTCGATTTGATATTTATTGATGCGGAGAAAAAACAATACGACAATTATTTTGAAGCAGTATGGCCCAAAACAAGACCGGGAAGTGTCATCCTTTCCGACAATGTACTTTGGTCAGGAAAAGTAGTGGAACCCTTGGATGAAAAAGACAAAGCCACAAAAGTCTTATTGGATTACAACAAAAAATTGAGCAATCATCCCAAATTGGATACCGTGTTATTGCCCATTAGGGATGGTTTAACGCTAAGTAGGGTAAAATAA